A single region of the Candidatus Protochlamydia amoebophila UWE25 genome encodes:
- the ubiE gene encoding bifunctional demethylmenaquinone methyltransferase/2-methoxy-6-polyprenyl-1,4-benzoquinol methylase UbiE, with product MSTYNKNRPQTIQIMFNSIAKQYDRTNAVLSFCLHRRWNLELVKKVQSQQTSHTLLDLCAGTGDVAFSYLNQVSAPCQAYLVDFSSEMLACAEEKAKSFGKTPHSFQYVLADVQRLPFSNQTMDCATMAYGIRNIHHPLQSLQETYRVLKPGGCLGILELTRPENKFLQIGHQLYLKTLLPLLGKWLTANENAYQYLRKSIHTFIPPGELEELVKTAGFINTGRYSLAGGIATIITGFKPMK from the coding sequence ATGTCGACCTACAATAAAAATCGCCCTCAGACGATCCAAATCATGTTTAATAGTATTGCTAAACAGTATGATCGGACAAATGCTGTTCTTTCCTTCTGTCTTCATAGACGATGGAATCTAGAACTTGTCAAGAAAGTTCAATCCCAACAAACTTCTCATACCTTGCTTGATCTTTGTGCAGGGACAGGAGATGTAGCTTTTAGCTATCTCAACCAAGTTTCAGCCCCTTGTCAAGCCTATTTAGTTGATTTTTCTTCTGAAATGTTAGCTTGTGCTGAAGAAAAAGCAAAAAGTTTTGGGAAAACACCTCATTCATTTCAATACGTTTTAGCAGATGTTCAGCGCCTTCCTTTTTCGAATCAAACAATGGATTGTGCGACGATGGCTTATGGAATTCGTAATATTCACCACCCTCTTCAATCTCTTCAAGAAACTTATCGAGTTTTAAAGCCCGGTGGTTGCCTGGGGATTTTAGAATTAACACGACCCGAAAATAAATTTCTTCAAATAGGGCATCAACTTTATTTAAAAACATTACTTCCATTATTAGGAAAATGGCTAACGGCCAATGAAAATGCTTATCAATATTTAAGAAAAAGCATCCATACTTTCATTCCCCCAGGTGAATTGGAAGAACTTGTAAAAACAGCGGGATTCATTAATACGGGTCGTTATTCATTAGCAGGAGGTATTGCAACGATCATTACTGGTTTTAAACCCATGAAATAA
- the menA gene encoding 1,4-dihydroxy-2-naphthoate octaprenyltransferase: protein MIDQLTRLKPWMLASRPRTLPICLAPIMVGTFLAFAIVQRIDWFLATSSFLSVLFLQIGTNLVNDALDFPKGADTKERLGPKRMTQAGLLSFKQTFRGGLICFGVAILIGTPLMITGGWPFAAILFFSTLCGYLYTGGPVPLAYYGLGELFIFIFYGLVAIPSAFYLQTKFVNQTVFIGAIQMGFLAMIPNAVNNLRDRQSDAKVDKKTLAVRFGTTFACWEITFFAIIPFIVGIAWWFVNQPYLTLFPLGSSPLAFRLIKTIWETKQGTSYQASFAQSILLIFSFGLLLAVACLMRIAE, encoded by the coding sequence ATGATTGATCAATTGACAAGGCTAAAGCCATGGATGTTGGCAAGCAGGCCAAGAACTTTACCGATTTGTTTAGCGCCTATCATGGTAGGAACTTTTTTGGCGTTTGCTATTGTGCAGAGAATCGACTGGTTTTTAGCAACTTCCTCATTTTTAAGTGTACTATTCTTACAAATTGGAACGAATTTAGTCAATGATGCCCTTGATTTTCCAAAAGGAGCGGATACAAAAGAGCGTTTAGGGCCGAAAAGAATGACTCAAGCGGGATTACTGTCATTTAAACAAACTTTTAGAGGTGGATTGATATGTTTTGGAGTAGCCATCTTGATTGGTACTCCTTTAATGATAACGGGGGGATGGCCCTTTGCCGCTATTTTATTTTTTTCTACTCTGTGTGGTTATCTTTATACGGGAGGTCCCGTTCCATTAGCTTATTATGGCCTTGGGGAGCTTTTTATTTTTATTTTCTATGGACTCGTTGCCATTCCCTCTGCTTTTTATTTGCAAACAAAGTTTGTCAATCAAACAGTATTTATTGGTGCGATTCAAATGGGATTTTTAGCCATGATTCCTAATGCCGTGAATAACTTAAGAGATAGACAAAGCGATGCGAAAGTTGATAAAAAAACGCTTGCGGTTCGTTTTGGAACAACATTTGCATGTTGGGAAATTACTTTCTTTGCAATAATTCCTTTCATTGTCGGCATTGCTTGGTGGTTTGTTAACCAACCTTATTTAACACTATTTCCTTTAGGATCATCGCCCCTCGCTTTTCGATTAATCAAAACAATTTGGGAAACTAAACAAGGAACTTCTTATCAAGCTAGTTTTGCGCAAAGTATTTTGTTAATTTTTAGTTTTGGTTTATTGTTGGCCGTAGCTTGTTTGATGCGTATAGCCGAATGA
- a CDS encoding acyl-CoA thioesterase, with translation MPSVSFKQEIFIPFHYVDAAGILFFGHTFTLAHQVFESFVVQALCCSWAQWFQNPSWIVPIKNAEASFQAPLLAGLSCQVQLSIEEIKQNSFSVHYEFIQNDQLCCMVKTIHVFCNRQSKDKLLIPNEIKSQLELYF, from the coding sequence ATGCCCTCTGTTAGTTTTAAACAAGAAATTTTCATTCCTTTTCATTATGTAGACGCCGCAGGGATTTTATTTTTTGGACATACCTTTACTTTAGCTCATCAAGTTTTTGAAAGCTTCGTCGTACAAGCACTTTGTTGCTCATGGGCACAATGGTTTCAAAATCCCTCTTGGATTGTCCCTATCAAAAACGCTGAAGCTTCTTTCCAAGCTCCTTTATTAGCAGGACTTTCGTGTCAAGTTCAACTAAGCATTGAAGAAATTAAACAAAACTCTTTTTCTGTTCATTATGAATTTATTCAAAATGATCAACTTTGTTGTATGGTCAAAACCATTCACGTATTTTGTAATCGACAAAGTAAGGATAAACTTCTAATCCCCAATGAAATTAAAAGCCAATTAGAATTATATTTTTGA
- a CDS encoding AMP-binding protein, giving the protein MKIDWISSESRVFLNPSYGVEKQQLYLKILKKTKNLDSHFWLSTSGSTSQKWVGLSKKAILASAESVNKHIEAKFCDRWVTALPDFHVGGLGIWARAFLSDSQVFDFKTIQNGKWDPKIFWSFVREMKGTLTALVPTQIYDLVQLALPAPNSLRAVIVGGGRLLPDLYKKAVELGWPLMPSYGLTECCSQVATATLGSWQFSTYPSLQILTHISVRERDGHLEYKSPSLLTCYAYFEQDQIYLHDPKVEGWFRCGDLGNLQGNILNVKGRSDHLLKIGGESVDLSQLEAHLESILLKNSSAGMAVLVAVPDERLGNILYLAVEQNKREILKPLIGLYQQTVLPFERIRNVIAVENIPRSPLGKILKSELIKLITLNE; this is encoded by the coding sequence ATGAAAATTGATTGGATAAGTTCCGAATCAAGAGTTTTTTTAAATCCCAGTTATGGCGTTGAAAAACAACAACTTTACTTAAAAATACTCAAGAAAACTAAAAATCTTGATAGTCACTTTTGGCTTTCTACGTCAGGTTCCACTAGCCAAAAATGGGTTGGTTTATCCAAAAAAGCAATTTTAGCTTCCGCTGAATCTGTGAATAAACATATTGAAGCCAAATTTTGTGATCGTTGGGTGACTGCCTTACCCGATTTTCATGTCGGAGGACTTGGAATTTGGGCTAGAGCCTTTTTGAGTGACTCTCAGGTTTTTGATTTTAAAACAATTCAAAATGGGAAGTGGGATCCTAAAATTTTCTGGAGTTTTGTAAGGGAAATGAAAGGAACTTTAACGGCTTTAGTCCCGACTCAAATTTATGACTTAGTGCAATTAGCTTTACCAGCTCCCAATAGTTTAAGGGCCGTTATAGTAGGAGGTGGTAGGTTGTTACCTGACTTATATAAGAAAGCTGTTGAATTAGGGTGGCCTTTAATGCCAAGTTATGGTTTGACAGAATGCTGTTCTCAAGTCGCGACAGCTACCCTTGGAAGCTGGCAGTTTTCCACTTATCCCTCTTTGCAAATTCTAACTCACATTAGTGTGAGAGAAAGAGATGGACATTTGGAATATAAAAGCCCTTCTTTGCTTACCTGTTATGCCTATTTTGAGCAAGATCAAATTTATTTACACGACCCAAAAGTTGAGGGGTGGTTTAGATGTGGGGATCTAGGCAATCTACAAGGGAATATATTGAATGTGAAAGGTCGCTCTGATCATTTGCTTAAAATTGGGGGGGAAAGTGTTGATTTGAGTCAATTAGAGGCTCATTTGGAATCAATTTTACTAAAAAATTCTTCTGCTGGAATGGCTGTTTTAGTGGCGGTACCAGATGAAAGATTAGGAAATATTTTATATTTAGCTGTTGAACAAAATAAGCGGGAGATATTAAAGCCATTAATAGGCCTTTATCAGCAAACAGTTCTTCCTTTTGAGCGGATTCGAAACGTTATTGCTGTTGAAAATATTCCCCGTTCACCTCTAGGAAAAATATTAAAAAGCGAGCTGATTAAATTAATAACTTTGAACGAATAA
- the menB gene encoding 1,4-dihydroxy-2-naphthoyl-CoA synthase, translating into MLATVNWEKVKTYQDIRLEKTEDGIAKITINRPEVRNAFRPETVQEMQEAFDICRNDSTIGVIILTGEGPHAFCSGGDQRVRAEEGYIGQDGVPRLNVLDLQKQIRSLPKPIIAMVAGYAIGGGHVLHIVCDLTIAANNARFGQVGPKVGSFDGGLGSSYLARIVGQKKAREIWYLCRQYDAKEALEMGLVNCVVPLEQLEKETLKWCREILQHSPLALRCLKACLNADCDGQVGLLDLAGNATMLYYMTEEAQEGKQAFLEKRKPNFNQFPRLP; encoded by the coding sequence ATGTTAGCGACAGTAAATTGGGAAAAAGTTAAAACTTATCAGGATATTAGGTTAGAAAAAACAGAAGATGGAATAGCAAAAATTACTATTAATAGACCTGAGGTGCGAAATGCTTTTCGTCCTGAAACGGTTCAAGAAATGCAAGAAGCTTTTGATATCTGTCGTAATGACTCAACGATTGGCGTGATTATATTGACGGGAGAAGGGCCTCACGCATTTTGTTCAGGAGGTGATCAAAGAGTTCGTGCAGAAGAAGGCTACATTGGACAAGACGGTGTTCCACGTTTAAATGTCTTAGACTTGCAAAAACAAATTCGCTCTTTGCCAAAACCTATCATTGCCATGGTGGCTGGTTATGCAATTGGAGGTGGGCATGTCTTACACATCGTTTGTGATTTAACAATTGCAGCAAATAATGCACGTTTTGGGCAAGTTGGGCCAAAAGTTGGATCATTTGACGGTGGATTGGGAAGCAGTTATTTAGCTCGTATTGTAGGGCAAAAAAAAGCGCGAGAAATTTGGTATTTATGCCGTCAATATGATGCTAAAGAAGCTTTAGAAATGGGACTTGTCAACTGTGTTGTCCCTTTAGAGCAGCTTGAAAAAGAGACTTTAAAATGGTGTCGTGAAATTTTACAGCATTCTCCCTTAGCTCTTCGTTGTTTAAAAGCTTGTTTGAATGCTGATTGTGATGGACAAGTAGGTCTTCTTGACTTAGCAGGTAATGCGACCATGCTTTATTACATGACTGAAGAAGCTCAAGAAGGAAAACAAGCATTTTTAGAAAAACGGAAGCCTAATTTTAATCAATTTCCTCGGTTACCTTAA